CAGGAGTTTCCCCGAAAATTCCGGTAAAATCTTTATAGTATAGTATGTTTCATAGGGTTAACATTTTCAATAAGTGGAAATCATAGTTTTTGAAAAAACGGGGAAACTCCTGATCATTATAACCTTGACATAATTGGCTTGCTAACCTAAAATGCCTTCAAAAAAAGGAGTAATGATTGGATAAACTATTTACATTATTATTATTGCCGGATGTAGTAGCCGGAAAGAGAATTACAGACCTTATAGTCGAATCATCGGTATTTGCGAAAATAGTATTATTAGTGCTTGTTCTATTTTCGATAATATCATGGGCTATTCTCATTTACAAATACTTTGAATACAAAGCGGTGTTTTCCGAATCCAAATCTTTTCTCAAGGAATTCAGGCGCCGCAAGAGCCTTGAAAAGAGCTTTTCGAGTTTGAGCCGAATGAAGAAATCACCAATGGCAGTCATGTATGGGGCTGCATTTATCGAATTGGAATCGCTTGCCGGAATAAAAAATAAAGACGGAAAAATACTTATTGATGATGATAGCTTAGACCAGTTAGCCGAAGCTATTGACCGAGCCGGAAACACTGAACTTATGCGGCTTGAAAAATACGTTATATTTTTGGCAACCACAGCTAATGCCTCGCCATTTTTAGGCCTTCTTGGGACGGTCTGGGGCATAATGGAGTCGTTTGCAAATATCGGGGTAAGCGGAACCGCAACGCTTGCCGTTGTTGCGCCCGGTATAGCGGAGGCGTTAATTGCCACTGTAGCCGGCTTAGCGGCGGCTATCCCTGCCCTAATCGCTTATAACTTTTTTGTTAATAAGCTAAGACGAGTTGCCGGCGAGGTCGATAATTTCAAGTCGGAGCTATTTTCTGCTATCAAAAAGGAGTTGAATACAGTTGCGTAAGTTTAAACGAGAATATAATGCAATGGCTGAGATTAATGTTACCAATCTCGTGGATGTCGTGCTGGTATTATTGATTATATTCATGATTACTGCGCCCATGATGCAGTCTGGTGTCGATATAAAACTGCCCAAGTCCAGCGAATCTCCCCGTGATGTATCAGCCAGCATCGTAGTTTCAATCTCCAAAGACCAGCAGATATATATCGATAATTATAAAATACCGATAAAGCAATTCGAAAAGCGGCTAAAGACAATTAGGGAAGTTAAAAAATTCAGACCGGTTTATATCCGCGCCGATGAAAGCGTGCCGTATGGTGTTGTCATGAAAATAATGAGTAAAATTAAAAAAATCGGCATCCAGAATGTAGGGCTTATAACCGAACCGGAGAGCAAACTTTGACCTATGCTATTGTAATCTCCGTGATTCTGCATCTGCTGGTATTTATATATATTATATTTGGCGGAAAAGCGATTCAGAAGGATGCTTACCCTCGCATAATGACTGTCGACCTTGTTTCGATGCCGCCTATCTCAAAAGGCAAACCGGCCGGCACAGAAACACCCGGCAAAACGGAAGCTAAAGCCATCAAGCCAAAAGCCGAAACAAAAGTTGAACAAAAACCCGATGCACCCCGTTTAGCTGAAATCGAAAAGAAGAAAAGACAGCCTCGAAAAAAACCAAAACAGAAACCCAAAACTCAGGCAGAGACATCTAAAAACAATACATCAAAAAATGCGGAAAAATCCGGTATTGATGAGGATAGACTGGGACTTCCGGAGGGCGTCGAATTTGGCAGTGAATTCGGCACGGTTCGACTTGAGGGGGCAAGTTTCGAGACGCCGACATATCTTAATATCCTGTTTGCCAAAATTAAATATAGATGGGATAATCCCTTTCAGGGAATGGATACGATATCCTGTTTTGTTTATTTTACAATCCTCCGCAATGGCGATCTTGCGGATGCCACTGTCGAAACATCCTCCGGCATTGCGGCTTTCGACCAATCGGCTTTGCGAGCCGTCTTGTCCTCCAAGCCGCCGCCATTACCACTTGAATATACCGGCAATCAGCTGGGCGTACATCTGCAATTCAAGTTTGTCCCCTGATTATATGCAATATTATGCATATTTATTAATCTGTAAATACTAATATCTTCCCTCACCATTTATAATAATTGCCTTTATCATAAAAGTATTTCTAATCCTATCTGTTCAATTGAAACCTATATTACAATATACTCACAATAACGCCAATGTTTCTGGCATCATGTTTGCGTTATTGGCATATCGAATGACATAAAAAACGCCGGTTTAATAGCCATGTAGTTATTAACTGTAGGTGTCTTAATAAATTAGATGATGAAAGATATTTCACACAAAGATTAAAAGAAGAAAAATAATGATAAGAAATACTAAAAGAAGAAGCAATAAAAACGATACGATAATTATGGTAGTCGCCCTGTTTGTCATGCTCTTAGCGGGCGGCATATCAATGTCTACAATAAACACCGATCAAAATGTGAAATCGATGCAAGTTGCAGCCATCGAGCCGCTTAATCCCCTGAATCTGGCAGAACAGGCGGCTATGGCGGGCATTAAGGCGGCTAAAGGTCATATTGAATGCCATAGTATAAAAAAACCGGGTAGTTTGCCTCGTCAGTTTTATGTCAATGGCGGCCGCTTTGAGGTGGAATGGGATGACATTAATATTGCCGATTCGACTGTTAATATAGTATCAACCGGCTATTATGAATCAGACAGTAAAAAAACATATACATCTCGGCTCGAATCGGTTATCGATCTCAGCTTTATGCCATCACATAACCAGCAAATATTATCAGATTATTATATGAGCCACCCCAAAAATCACGCAATCAAGCAAACAGGGAATTAACCGGGGATTCTGCAGTTGATTTTTTAGCAATATAAACCCAACTATATGTACATCAGCACGTAGGGACGTCTGCCTAAGGCGAACACTTCAAGCGGACAACATCCTGAGGCGACTGATTGCTTGAAAATTATCTACTGAATTGCCCTATAGAACCTGCTGTTCTTTAAGCTTTTCAACCAACTTATCGATAATCTCATCCTTTTCGCCGGTAAGAATCTCGCCGGAGGGACGGGCTGGCGGCTTAGTGACTGATTTTAGTTCTAAGGAACCGGTTAATTCAATGCCGAGGTCGGCGGGCGACCAAGCGGTAATTTTCGCTTTCTTGGCTTTCATCTTGCCCCTTAGCGATGGTAAGCGCGGTTCGTTAATCTCCTTGACCACCGAAAACACAGCCGGTAAAGGCGTTTCCACCTTATCATAGCCTTCATCGGTTGTTCTAAAACAGACTACTTTATCGGGGGCGACAGAATCGAATTTTTTAACAAAGCTGGTCTGCGGCCAATCGAGATGACCGGCAATAGAGGGTGCCATCAATGCCGAGTCGTCATCGGTAGCCTGTTTGCCGGTAAGAACCATCTGTATATCGCCGATTTTCTCAACCGCTTTAGCCAGCACTTTCGAAGCTTTCTGCGGGTCGAGATATGTATAACTGTCATCCGCGATAAGGTAGGCTTCATCAATACCTAAGGCCAACGCTGCGCGAAGGGCGGCTGCGGCATTTTCTGTTCCATAGGAAATAGCGATTGTTTTGCCGTCGTGAGCTTCTTTAATCCGCAATGCCTCCTCAAGAGCATACTCATCGAAAGGGTTGACAATAACTTCATCATCCGGCCACTCGGCTTTATCGACTACTTCAACCTCGGAAATCTGCGGTGTTTGTTTAATTAGAATTGCGATGTTCATTTATATCTACTCCTCTTCCGTTTTCCCCTTGTCGTTGCCTTTATCTTTATTCTTTTTTAAGCCTTTAAATTTATCCAATACGCTGGGGATAGCCTCGACCAACCCCTCGAACTTGCCTGGCTTAGTGGGTAAAAATGACACATTGTCGCCATCGATAACAATAAAACCAACCGGTTCGACTCGCGCGCCGCCTCCGCCGCCTCCGCCAAAGCCCTCACCCTGCTTTTCAGATGAACCCTCGCCGCCTCCTACGCCAAAACCT
The DNA window shown above is from Candidatus Zixiibacteriota bacterium and carries:
- a CDS encoding MotA/TolQ/ExbB proton channel family protein, with translation MDKLFTLLLLPDVVAGKRITDLIVESSVFAKIVLLVLVLFSIISWAILIYKYFEYKAVFSESKSFLKEFRRRKSLEKSFSSLSRMKKSPMAVMYGAAFIELESLAGIKNKDGKILIDDDSLDQLAEAIDRAGNTELMRLEKYVIFLATTANASPFLGLLGTVWGIMESFANIGVSGTATLAVVAPGIAEALIATVAGLAAAIPALIAYNFFVNKLRRVAGEVDNFKSELFSAIKKELNTVA
- a CDS encoding biopolymer transporter ExbD, giving the protein MRKFKREYNAMAEINVTNLVDVVLVLLIIFMITAPMMQSGVDIKLPKSSESPRDVSASIVVSISKDQQIYIDNYKIPIKQFEKRLKTIREVKKFRPVYIRADESVPYGVVMKIMSKIKKIGIQNVGLITEPESKL
- a CDS encoding cell envelope integrity protein TolA, translated to MTYAIVISVILHLLVFIYIIFGGKAIQKDAYPRIMTVDLVSMPPISKGKPAGTETPGKTEAKAIKPKAETKVEQKPDAPRLAEIEKKKRQPRKKPKQKPKTQAETSKNNTSKNAEKSGIDEDRLGLPEGVEFGSEFGTVRLEGASFETPTYLNILFAKIKYRWDNPFQGMDTISCFVYFTILRNGDLADATVETSSGIAAFDQSALRAVLSSKPPPLPLEYTGNQLGVHLQFKFVP
- a CDS encoding electron transfer flavoprotein subunit beta/FixA family protein, with the translated sequence MNIAILIKQTPQISEVEVVDKAEWPDDEVIVNPFDEYALEEALRIKEAHDGKTIAISYGTENAAAALRAALALGIDEAYLIADDSYTYLDPQKASKVLAKAVEKIGDIQMVLTGKQATDDDSALMAPSIAGHLDWPQTSFVKKFDSVAPDKVVCFRTTDEGYDKVETPLPAVFSVVKEINEPRLPSLRGKMKAKKAKITAWSPADLGIELTGSLELKSVTKPPARPSGEILTGEKDEIIDKLVEKLKEQQVL
- a CDS encoding sporulation protein is translated as MPNKLQELLSSIMVELKHIAATETIIGKEVTIGGKTVVPVSRIMVGFGVGGGEGSSEKQGEGFGGGGGGGARVEPVGFIVIDGDNVSFLPTKPGKFEGLVEAIPSVLDKFKGLKKNKDKGNDKGKTEEE